Proteins encoded within one genomic window of Saccharopolyspora pogona:
- a CDS encoding cytochrome P450, with amino-acid sequence MVAPRIPEGFDFTDPDLLAERLPLAEFAELRRTAPVWWNRQPDRRSGFDDGGYWVISRHADVKEVSRRSAVFSSWENTAVIRFNESMTREQIELQRFIMLNIDPPQHTKLRKIVQRGFTPRAINSLESALRDRAQRIATGARERGSGDFVTDVACELPLQAIAELLGLPQEHRKEIFDWSNQMVGYDDPEYDIQPEVAAAEMLGYFTNMAEERRGCPMDDIVTKLVQADIDGNALTADEFGFFVILLAVAGNETTRNAITHGMLAFLDNPEQWELYKEQRPATTADEIVRWATPVVAFQRTATEDVELGGVEIKRGQRVGMFYSSANFDPEVFDEPERFDITRDPNPHVGFGGTGAHYCLGANLARLEIDLIFNAIADHMPDIKRIGEPRRLRSGWLNGIKEVQVQYT; translated from the coding sequence GTGGTCGCACCGCGCATTCCGGAGGGCTTCGACTTCACCGATCCCGACCTGCTCGCCGAACGGCTGCCGCTGGCCGAGTTCGCCGAGCTGCGCCGCACCGCGCCAGTGTGGTGGAACCGGCAGCCCGACCGTCGAAGCGGGTTCGACGACGGCGGCTACTGGGTGATCAGCCGGCACGCCGACGTCAAAGAGGTATCCCGGCGCAGCGCCGTGTTCTCCAGCTGGGAGAACACCGCCGTCATCCGGTTCAACGAGAGCATGACCCGCGAGCAGATCGAGCTGCAGCGCTTCATCATGCTCAACATCGACCCGCCGCAGCACACCAAGCTGCGCAAGATCGTGCAGCGCGGCTTCACCCCGCGGGCCATCAACAGCCTGGAATCGGCGCTGCGGGACCGGGCCCAGCGGATCGCCACCGGGGCCCGCGAGCGCGGCAGCGGCGACTTCGTCACCGACGTGGCCTGCGAGCTGCCGCTGCAGGCGATCGCGGAACTGCTCGGGCTCCCGCAAGAGCACCGCAAGGAGATCTTCGACTGGTCGAACCAGATGGTCGGCTACGACGACCCGGAGTACGACATCCAGCCGGAGGTCGCCGCCGCCGAGATGCTCGGCTACTTCACCAACATGGCCGAGGAGCGCCGCGGCTGCCCGATGGACGACATCGTGACCAAGCTGGTCCAGGCCGACATCGACGGCAACGCGCTGACCGCGGACGAGTTCGGGTTCTTCGTGATCCTGCTGGCGGTGGCGGGCAACGAGACCACCCGCAATGCCATCACCCACGGAATGCTCGCGTTCCTGGACAACCCGGAGCAGTGGGAGCTCTACAAGGAGCAGCGCCCGGCGACGACGGCCGACGAGATCGTCCGGTGGGCGACCCCGGTGGTGGCCTTCCAGCGCACCGCGACGGAGGACGTCGAACTCGGCGGCGTCGAGATCAAGCGGGGACAGCGGGTCGGCATGTTCTACAGCTCCGCGAACTTCGACCCGGAGGTCTTCGACGAGCCGGAGCGCTTCGACATCACCCGCGACCCGAACCCGCACGTCGGGTTCGGCGGCACCGGCGCGCACTACTGCCTCGGCGCGAACCTGGCCCGCCTGGAGATCGACCTGATCTTCAACGCGATCGCCGACCACATGCCGGACATCAAGCGGATCGGCGAACCCCGCCGCCTCCGCTCCGGCTGGCTCAACGGCATCAAGGAAGTCCAGGTGCAGTACACCTGA
- a CDS encoding crotonase/enoyl-CoA hydratase family protein, with translation MTSTTEVVEQPHCLVERRGAVLVVTMNRPEVRNAMSGPMLEIMRQAWDEVDRDDDIRACVLTGSGGAFCAGADLKAMTQAHPGDTARGVDLSVIEPLLKGRRLTKPLIVAAEGPAVAGGTEILQATDIRVAGESARFGVPGARWGLFPLGGSAVRLPRQIPYTVAADILLTGRHIFAPEAKDLGLIGHVVPDGQALAKALELADLIATNGPLAVRAILRTMRETEGMPENEAFTVDDRLGMEVFSSEDAKEGPRPFAEKRKPNFRGK, from the coding sequence ATGACGTCGACAACAGAGGTCGTCGAGCAACCGCACTGCCTGGTCGAACGGCGCGGCGCGGTGCTCGTGGTGACGATGAACCGACCCGAGGTCCGCAACGCCATGTCCGGGCCGATGCTGGAGATCATGCGGCAGGCCTGGGACGAGGTGGACCGCGACGACGACATCCGGGCGTGCGTGCTGACGGGCTCGGGCGGCGCGTTCTGCGCCGGCGCGGACCTGAAGGCGATGACGCAGGCCCACCCCGGCGACACCGCGCGCGGTGTGGACCTGTCCGTGATCGAGCCCCTGCTCAAGGGCCGCCGCCTCACGAAACCGCTGATCGTTGCGGCGGAAGGGCCCGCAGTGGCGGGCGGCACGGAGATTCTGCAGGCAACCGACATCCGAGTTGCGGGCGAGAGCGCGCGGTTCGGCGTGCCGGGGGCCCGGTGGGGCCTGTTCCCGCTGGGCGGCTCGGCGGTCCGGCTGCCGCGCCAGATCCCCTACACCGTCGCGGCCGACATCCTGCTGACCGGCAGGCACATCTTCGCACCGGAAGCGAAGGACCTCGGCCTGATCGGCCACGTGGTTCCCGACGGCCAAGCCCTGGCCAAAGCCCTGGAGCTGGCGGATCTGATCGCCACCAACGGCCCCCTCGCGGTGCGGGCGATCCTCCGGACGATGCGGGAAACCGAGGGCATGCCGGAGAACGAGGCGTTCACCGTGGACGATCGCTTGGGCATGGAGGTCTTCTCCAGCGAGGACGCCAAGGAAGGCCCCCGCCCCTTCGCCGAGAAGCGCAAACCGAACTTCCGGGGCAAGTAG
- a CDS encoding IS110 family RNA-guided transposase translates to MTQESPRIIGGVDSHGQTHHGAVIDQVGRHLADKEFPTTTDGYRRLLEWMRSHGELVAIGVEGTGAYGAELARVLTASGISVIEVDRPDRKTRRLRGKSDSIDAYAAATAVLAERATGIPKSRDGVVEAIRALRVARTSAVKARTQAINQIRSLLVSAPAVLREQITGLNTAALITTLARLRPGQDLAHPPTATRAALRLLARRYQALDTEIAELDNAIAPLTQQACPDLLELRGVGTQTAGTLLAAAGDNPERMRSEAAFAHLTGAAPIPASSGRTDRHRLDRGGNRSANNALYTIVLVRMRHDERTRAYVERRTQEGLTKKDIIRCLKRYVAREIYHALTTTPTTQQTPPKTPTTAA, encoded by the coding sequence ATGACGCAAGAAAGCCCGCGGATCATCGGCGGAGTCGATTCCCATGGCCAGACCCATCACGGCGCGGTGATCGACCAGGTGGGCCGGCACCTGGCCGACAAGGAGTTCCCCACCACCACCGATGGCTACCGGCGGCTACTGGAATGGATGCGGTCGCATGGTGAGCTCGTCGCGATCGGGGTCGAGGGAACCGGTGCCTACGGCGCCGAACTCGCCCGGGTACTCACCGCCTCTGGCATCAGCGTCATCGAGGTGGATCGCCCCGACCGTAAAACCCGTCGCCTGAGAGGAAAATCAGACTCGATCGATGCCTACGCCGCAGCCACCGCGGTGCTGGCCGAACGCGCCACCGGCATCCCGAAAAGCCGTGACGGTGTGGTCGAGGCCATCCGCGCCCTGCGCGTGGCCCGCACCAGCGCGGTCAAAGCCCGCACCCAGGCGATCAACCAGATCCGTTCACTGCTGGTCTCCGCACCGGCGGTGCTACGCGAGCAGATCACCGGCCTGAACACCGCCGCACTGATCACCACCCTGGCCCGGCTACGACCCGGCCAGGACCTGGCCCACCCGCCGACGGCCACCCGCGCCGCCCTGCGCCTACTGGCACGGCGCTACCAGGCCCTCGACACCGAGATCGCCGAACTCGACAACGCCATCGCCCCGCTGACCCAACAGGCCTGCCCGGACCTGCTGGAACTCCGCGGCGTCGGCACCCAGACCGCCGGTACCCTCCTGGCCGCCGCCGGCGACAACCCTGAACGCATGCGCTCCGAAGCCGCATTCGCCCACCTCACCGGAGCCGCCCCCATCCCCGCCTCCTCCGGCCGCACCGACCGCCACCGCCTCGACCGCGGCGGCAACCGCTCCGCCAACAATGCCCTCTACACCATCGTCCTGGTCCGCATGCGCCACGACGAACGAACCCGCGCCTACGTCGAACGCCGCACCCAGGAAGGACTCACGAAAAAAGACATCATCCGCTGCCTCAAACGCTACGTCGCCCGCGAGATCTACCACGCACTCACCACCACCCCCACAACACAACAAACCCCTCCAAAAACCCCCACAACCGCCGCTTGA
- a CDS encoding thiolase family protein, producing the protein MREILGAAQRGLFDRAGIDAAEVDQLIGGCVTQAGEQSNNVARTAWLHSGLPHQVGCTTVDAQCGSAQQATHLIAGLIAADAVRVGISCGVEAMSRVPLRTNLGADVGMPRPESWDIDLPNQYEAADRIAAPRDQPRRPARLRACMLA; encoded by the coding sequence TTGCGGGAGATCCTCGGCGCGGCGCAACGCGGCCTGTTCGACCGAGCTGGCATCGACGCCGCCGAGGTCGACCAGCTGATCGGCGGTTGCGTGACCCAAGCCGGCGAGCAGTCGAACAACGTCGCCCGCACGGCGTGGCTGCACTCCGGCTTGCCACACCAGGTCGGGTGCACCACGGTAGACGCGCAATGCGGATCGGCGCAGCAGGCCACGCACCTCATCGCGGGGCTGATCGCCGCGGACGCGGTGCGGGTCGGCATCTCCTGCGGTGTCGAGGCTATGAGCCGCGTGCCGCTGCGCACCAACCTCGGCGCGGACGTGGGCATGCCGCGGCCGGAGTCGTGGGACATCGATCTGCCGAACCAGTACGAGGCCGCCGACCGCATCGCCGCGCCGCGGGATCAGCCGCGACGACCTGCACGCCTTCGGGCTTGCATGTTGGCCTGA